In Erigeron canadensis isolate Cc75 chromosome 7, C_canadensis_v1, whole genome shotgun sequence, one DNA window encodes the following:
- the LOC122608806 gene encoding heavy metal-associated isoprenylated plant protein 32-like, translating to MGGGGGGNNGYFHGARPEDMAGYPYHQQQSAPAMMSQQRAANGNERFRPMMYARQPPELGVVLAADALFIGVQQVARYLQDIRGIGVIRDPFLLEEFLGLLEIMDVMGFFYHSATSLFVDDFHETCVLKVNIHCDGCKQKVRKVLTNIKGVHGVKIESEQGKVLVSGNVDKQILLKKLSKSGKHAEIWGVSQKQVQMKDLSKNMQIDGGKSGGGGDGGEKDGKKSVKFDASASDDDEEDDSFKKPGGGGPQVGNMMRNPQFMKGGGGRGNMNGGHPNHGGGGCQSHNSCGGGSGDINGGVQGMQNMMSMCGGGGHGMGPMGHMGAVEELPARGPMGGNNGYFHAVGPEAMTGNPYYQQQSGGRGYMNGGNQNHCGGGGCQSHNNCGGGRGIMSGGVHGMQNMMSMRGGGGGGGMGSMGHMGSVEGLPTRGPMGGNNVYFHGTMAGNPYYQQQSVAAMMNQQQTANGNQRFQPMMYARQPPEVNYMPQPIQPSYPSYPYPQPPHNDPLTNYFSDENTSSSCNIM from the exons AGCCAGCAACGAGCAGCAAATGGCAACGAACGGTTTCGGCCCATGATGTATGCTAGACAACCACCAGAG CTGGGGGTCGTTCTTGCTGCCGATGCACTGTTCATTGGGGTTCAACAAGTTGCTCGTTACCTTCAGGATATAAGGGGTATTGGGGTAATTAGAGATCCGTTTTTGCTTGAAGAGTTCCTTGGACTCCTGGAGATTATGGACGTCATGGGCTTCTTTTACCATTCTGCTACTTCTTTGTTTGTGGATGATTTTCATGAG ACTTGTGTCTTGAAAGTAAACATTCATTGTGATGGTTGTAAACAAAAAGTGAGAAAAGTCCTTACAAATATTAAAG gtgTGCATGGTGTGAAAATAGAATCAGAACAAGGGAAAGTGTTGGTGTCTGGGAATGTTgataaacaaatattattaaagaAACTATCAAAAAGTGGGAAACACGCAGAGATTTGGGGGGTTTCTCAAAAACAAGTACAAATGAAGGATTTATCGAAGAATATGCAGATTGATGGCGGTAAAtctggtggtggaggtgatgGGGGAGAGAAAGATGGGAAGAAGTCGGTGAAGTTTGATGCCTCTGcgagtgatgatgatgaggaggatGATTCGTTTAAGAAGCCTGGTGGTGGTGGTCCGCAGGTGGGTAATATGATGAGAAATCCGCAGTTTATGAAAGGAGGTGGTGGACGCGGTAACATGAATGGAGGTCATccaaatcatggtggtggtggttgtcagAGTCATAATAGCTGCGGTGGTGGGAGCGGTGACATAAATGGTGGTGTACAAGGGATGCAAAACATGATGAGtatgtgtggtggtggtggacaTGGTATGGGGCCGATGGGTCATATGGGTGCGGTTGAAGAACTTCCGGCCCGTGGACCAATGGGCGGCAATAATGGTTATTTCCATGCTGTTGGACCTGAAGCTATGACAGGAAATCCGTACTACCAGCAGCAAAGTGGTGGACGCGGTTATATGAATGGAGGTAATCAAAAtcattgtggtggtggtggttgtcagAGTCATAATAACTGTGGTGGTGGACGCGGTATCATGAGTGGTGGTGTACATGGGATGCAAAACATGATGAGTAtgcgtggtggtggtggtggaggtggtatGGGGTCGATGGGTCATATGGGTTCGGTTGAAGGACTTCCGACTCGTGGACCAATGGGCGGCAATAATGTTTATTTCCATGGTACTATGGCAGGAAATCCGTACTACCAGCAGCAATCAGTGGCTGCAATGATGAACCAGCAACAAACAGCAAACGGCAACCAACGGTTTCAGCCCATGATGTATGCTAGACAACCACCCGAAGTCAATTATATGCCGCAGCCAATCCAGCCATCGTATCCGTCTTACCCTTATCCTCAACCACCACATAATGACCCACTTACTAACTATTTTAGTGATGAAAACACATCATCAAGCTGCAATATTATGTGA
- the LOC122607116 gene encoding cytochrome P450 736A117-like, whose amino-acid sequence MLSYVWSPFVWTLFILVLFIQWKFYPLKKSKNPPPSPPRLPVIGNLHQLGTLPHQFFRSLATRYGPLMLIHLGSVPTVIASSSEAAREILKTHDIIFACRPEIKLCKKLLYDCKTVSASPYGDHWRQLKSIMVLQLLSTKMVRIFHSIREEETTILLKTIIDSKGKVLNLSDLFVTYTNNVTCRVVLGRKYGEGPNGKKFKQLLKDFLVVLGSMTIGNFIPWLAWVDRVNGFDSKVERIVRDINEFVEGVIEEHMKKRQVRSPNDVNHDNFVDIVLEIQKDDAYGILRDTTNIKALLLDAYTAGTDTTATVLEWVMAELLRNPSIMKETQNDVRAVLQDRTILTEDDLQKMTYLKAVIKETLRLHPPLPMLVPNMASKDVKVMGYDIAKGTTIMTNVWAIGRDPKLWDEPEEFRPERFLGSSIDFKGHDFELIPFGAGRRICPGIAFAMATNENLIANLLCKFDWALANGEKAEDLDMSECPGVAVCKSVPLLAVATPI is encoded by the coding sequence ATGCTAAGCTATGTGTGGAGTCCGTTTGTTTGGACTTTGTtcatacttgttttatttatccAATGGAAGTTCTATCCTTTAAAAAAGTCGAAAAACCCACCACCATCGCCACCTCGGCTACCGGTCATCGGGAACCTCCACCAACTCGGCACCCTCCCTCACCAATTCTTCCGCTCGTTAGCCACACGTTATGGCCCGCTCATGCTCATCCACTTAGGCAGTGTCCCGACAGTGATTGCCTCATCTTCTGAAGCGGCCCGTGAGATTCTGAAAACTCATGACATCATATTTGCATGCCGGCCCGAAATCAAATTATGTAAGAAACTTCTATACGATTGTAAAACTGTCTCCGCATCCCCTTATGGGGACCATTGGAGACAGCTGAAAAGCATCATGGTGCTCCAACTTCTAAGCACCAAAATGGTGCggatttttcactcaattcgAGAAGAAGAAACAACAATTTTGTTGAAAACTATTATTGATTCAAAAGGCAAAGTGTTAAACCTTAGTGATTTGTTTGTGACATACACCAATAATGTGACATGTCGGGTCGTGTTAGGGAGGAAATACGGTGAAGGGCCAAATGGAAAGAAGTTCAAGCAACTTCTGAAGGATTTTCTCGTGGTTTTGGGGTCCATGACGATAGGCAACTTCATACCATGGCTTGCATGGGTGGATCGTGTTAATGGGTTCGATTCTAAAGTGGAAAGAATAGTTAGAGATATTAACGAATTTGTAGAGGGAGTAATCGAAGAGCATATGAAGAAACGGCAAGTTAGATCACCAAATGATGTTAACCATGACAATTTTGTTGATATCGTGCTCGAGATACAAAAAGATGATGCGTATGGTATTTTACGGGACACGACTAATATCAAAGCTCTCCTTTTGGATGCGTATACTGCTGGGACCGACACTACTGCAACTGTACTAGAATGGGTGATGGCGGAGCTCCTTAGAAACCCAAGTATCATGAAGGAAACTCAGAATGATGTGAGAGCTGTTTTACAAGATAGAACCATCCTGACTGAAGATGATCTACAAAAGATGACATATCTAAAAGCCGTGATTAAAGAGACTCTTCGACTCCATCCTCCGCTTCCTATGCTAGTTCCAAATATGGCATCCAAAGATGTTAAAGTTATGGGGTATGATATTGCAAAGGGAACAACAATCATGACCAATGTTTGGGCTATTGGAAGGGACCCAAAACTGTGGGATGAACCTGAAGAGTTTCGGCCTGAGAGGTTTTTGGGCTCGAGTATTGACTTCAAGGGGCATGATTTTGAGTTGATACCCTTTGGAGCTGGGAGGCGGATTTGCCCAGGGATTGCATTTGCAATGGCTACAAATGAGAATTTGATAGCAAATCTATTATGCAAGTTCGACTGGGCATTGGCTAATGGAGAGAAAGCAGAGGATTTGGATATGTCTGAATGCCCAGGGGTTGCGGTTTGCAAGAGCGTTCCTCTTCTCGCTGTTGCAACTCCAATCTAA
- the LOC122607903 gene encoding MLO-like protein 10 has product MAGGGSTSEGTRELDQTPTWAVAGICAVIIIISIALEKILHKLGKFFTDKHKRALFEALEKVKAELMVLGFISLILTFSQYYIAKICIPISVADTMLPCAKRQNHDKKEERRLLLWYDERRSLAGKSESSCSKGKVPMITVDGLHQLHILIFFLAVLHVMYSAATMALGRLKTRGWKRWEEETSTHDYEFSNDPSRFRLTHETSFVRAHTSFWTRIPFFFYIGCFFRQFFRSVSKSDYMTLRNGFINLHLSPGSKFNFQKYIKRSLEDDFQVVVGVSPVLWTSFVIFLLLNVNGWHAMLWASIIPLVIILAVGTHLQAILTKMALEITERHAVVQGIPLVQASDKFFWFSKPRLMLHLIHFVLFQNAFQITYFLWIWYEYKINSCFHDDMKTVILKLVIGVGVLILCSYITLPLYALLSQMGSNLKKSIFDEQTAKALKQWRMAVKKKHGGKGGKSPARSYASSLTASPVHSMASTINPAAGGVALHRFKTTGHSTRSAYHDDTDASDLEAEPLSPESSTRHLIDVRDGYHTDNEIELDHTTQETETRNEDEFSFAKPAPPLQ; this is encoded by the exons ATGGCAGGTGGGGGCTCTACAAGTGAGGGTACAAGGGAACTTGATCAAACACCAACATGGGCTGTTGCTGGTATTTGTGCTGTCATCATTATCATCTCCATAGCTTTAGAAAAAATCCTTCATAAACTTGGAAAG TTTTTCACAGACAAGCACAAGAGGGCATTATTTGAAGCTTTAGAAAAAGTCAAAGCTG AGTTGATGGTTCTGGGATTTATCTCACTAATATTGACTTTTAGTCAATACTACATAGCAAAAATATGCATACCCATTAGTGTTGCTGATACCATGTTGCCATGTGCCAAGAGACAAAATCATGACAAGAAAGAAGAACGTCGGTTGCTTCTATGGTACGACGAACGTAGATCTTTAGCCGGTAAATCTGAATCTAGCTGCAGCAAG GGGAAAGTACCGATGATAACGGTTGATGGGTTGCATCAATTGCACATACTCATATTCTTTCTTGCCGTTTTACACGTTATGTACAGTGCTGCTACTATGGCTCTTGGGAGATTAAAA ACCCGTGGCTGGAAGCGTTGGGAAGAGGAGACGTCAACCCATGACTATGAATTCTCCAATG ATCCTTCACGATTCAGGCTTACCCATGAGACGTCTTTTGTGAGAGCACACACCAGCTTTTGGACTCGAATCCCATTCTTCTTTTACATT GGATGCTTCTTCCGTCAGTTCTTCAGGTCTGTTAGTAAGTCTGATTACATGACCTTGCGGAACGGATTCATTAAC CTTCATTTGTCTCCAGGAAGTAAATTCAACTTCCAAAAGTACATCAAAAGGTCATTAGAGGACGATTTTCAAGTTGTTGTGGGAGTTAG CCCTGTACTGTGGACATCGTTTGTGATCTTTCTGCTTCTAAACGTTAATG GATGGCATGCAATGCTTTGGGCATCCATAATTCCATTAGTT ATTATCCTAGCTGTTGGAACACATCTTCAAGCCATTTTGACAAAAATGGCTCTTGAAATCACAGAAAGACATGCAGTTGTCCAAGGGATCCCTCTCGTGCAGGCATCTGATAAATTTTTTTGGTTCTCAAAACCGCGCCTAATGCTTCATCTTATACATTTCGTACTTTTTCAG AATGCTTTCCAGATAACTTACTTCTTGTGGATTTGG TATGAATATAAGATAAATTCTTGCTTCCATGATGATATGAAAACTGTGATCCTAAAACTTGTAATCGG AGTTGGAGTTTTAATCTTATGCAGCTATATAACACTTCCGCTATATGCGCTTCTATCCCAG ATGGGATCAAACTTGAAAAAATCCATCTTTGATGAACAAACTGCCAAAGCACTCAAGCAATGGCGGATGGCCGTAAAGAAAAAACACGGAGGCAAGGGTGGCAAGTCCCCAGCTCGATCATATGCTAGCAGTCTTACTGCTAGCCCTGTTCATTCAATGGCATCCACCATAAATCCAGCAGCTGGAGGAGTTGCGCTTCACAGATTCAAGACAACAGGCCACTCCACACGGTCTGCTTACCATGATGACACTGATGCGTCAGATCTTGAAGCCGAACCACTCTCTCCCGAGTCATCTACTAGACACTTGATCGACGTGAGAGATGGTTATCACACTGATAATGAAATCGAGTTGGATCACACGACGCAAGAAACTGAAACAAGAAATGAAGATGAATTTTCATTTGCTAAGCCTGCACCACCATTGCAGTAA